The following are encoded in a window of bacterium genomic DNA:
- a CDS encoding CTP synthase: MERKTKFIFVTGGVLSSLGKGLSSASIGALLEARGLRVDFLKLDPYLNVDPGTMNPMQHGEVYVTDDGAETDLDLGHYERFAQVTLSRKNNLTAGRVYEQVIQKEREGKYLGATVQVIPHVTDEIKEHIVGLSGETDVQIVEVGGTVGDIESLPFLEAIRQLRSDIGRENVLYIHIALVPYVSSAGELKTKPVQHSVKELRSIGIAPDILLCRTDRYLPRSVKNKLALFCDVDEDAVITAKDVDTIYDLPLVFHGEGLDDKIVSLLNIWTGQPNLERWERLVAVLKNPDSRVRIAMVGKYVELTESYKSLNEALTHAGVAHSVGVDIEYVDSDKLAGAALDSLGSVDGILVPHGFGSRGAEGKIQAIQYARVNQIPYFGICYGMQCAVIEGARNLAGLSGASSIEIDPKTPHPVIDFMPDQRHVAETGGSMRLGAYPCRIVPDTLAARAYGRTEVSERHRHRYEVNSDYRERLEEAGLVISGISPDGRLAEIVEYADHPWFLACQFHPEFKSTPFEPHPLFREFIGAAVRQHRGGA, from the coding sequence ATGGAACGTAAGACAAAGTTCATCTTCGTAACTGGTGGGGTACTGTCCTCTCTGGGCAAAGGTCTGTCCTCAGCGTCGATCGGCGCCCTGCTCGAAGCGCGCGGCCTGAGGGTCGATTTTCTCAAGCTCGACCCGTATCTGAACGTCGATCCGGGAACCATGAACCCGATGCAGCACGGTGAGGTCTACGTCACCGATGACGGTGCCGAGACCGATCTCGACCTGGGCCATTACGAGCGCTTTGCTCAGGTCACGCTCAGCCGCAAGAACAATCTGACGGCCGGTCGGGTTTATGAGCAGGTGATCCAGAAGGAGCGCGAAGGCAAGTACCTCGGTGCGACCGTACAGGTGATTCCGCACGTCACCGACGAGATCAAAGAACACATCGTCGGGCTTAGCGGTGAGACCGATGTTCAGATCGTCGAGGTCGGCGGTACGGTGGGCGATATCGAATCCCTGCCTTTCCTCGAGGCGATTCGCCAGCTGCGCTCCGACATCGGGCGCGAAAATGTCTTGTACATTCACATCGCGCTCGTTCCCTACGTGAGCAGCGCCGGTGAACTGAAAACCAAGCCGGTGCAGCACAGCGTGAAAGAGTTGCGCTCGATCGGTATCGCGCCCGACATCCTCCTGTGTCGCACGGACCGCTATCTGCCGCGATCCGTGAAGAACAAGCTGGCGCTGTTCTGCGACGTCGATGAAGACGCGGTCATCACTGCGAAAGACGTCGATACCATCTACGATCTGCCGCTGGTGTTCCACGGCGAGGGCCTGGACGACAAGATCGTGAGTCTCCTGAACATCTGGACGGGCCAGCCGAATCTCGAGCGCTGGGAGCGTCTCGTAGCGGTGCTCAAGAATCCCGACTCGCGCGTGCGCATCGCCATGGTGGGCAAGTACGTCGAGTTGACCGAATCGTACAAGAGTTTGAACGAGGCTCTCACGCACGCGGGCGTGGCGCATTCGGTGGGCGTCGATATCGAGTACGTGGATTCCGACAAGCTGGCCGGCGCCGCACTCGACTCCCTGGGGAGCGTGGATGGCATCCTGGTTCCGCACGGTTTCGGCTCGCGCGGCGCAGAGGGCAAGATCCAGGCGATCCAATACGCGCGGGTCAACCAGATCCCGTACTTTGGCATCTGCTACGGCATGCAGTGCGCGGTGATCGAAGGCGCGCGCAATCTGGCGGGACTCTCGGGTGCGAGTTCGATCGAGATCGATCCCAAGACTCCGCATCCGGTCATCGATTTCATGCCCGACCAGCGGCACGTCGCCGAGACCGGGGGCAGCATGCGTCTGGGGGCCTATCCCTGTCGCATCGTTCCGGACACTCTGGCGGCGCGGGCCTACGGTCGCACGGAAGTCTCGGAGCGGCATCGTCACCGCTACGAAGTGAACTCAGACTACCGCGAACGCCTCGAAGAGGCGGGTCTGGTGATCTCCGGTATTTCGCCCGACGGGCGGCTCGCGGAGATCGTTG